A window of the Bacteroidota bacterium genome harbors these coding sequences:
- a CDS encoding 16S rRNA (uracil(1498)-N(3))-methyltransferase, whose amino-acid sequence MERFFCPASNISPPVLRFPPEETQHLMRVLRHRVGDLVEVTDGQGAVHTVRLRRLLGPEAEGEILETRRDLGEPPYELSLAVGVLKQEERFAWLVEKATELGVRRIVPLRTRRSERQQIRPERLKRVAIAALKQSGRSRLPELWPLTPFERWLERDRSRWRYIAHGPGFEFPSLGQLLPLPLPQGATLSVLIGPEGGFTPEEFNQACAHRVTPCGLGPRRLRTETAALVVASLLLGASRD is encoded by the coding sequence ATGGAGCGATTCTTCTGTCCGGCATCTAACATCAGCCCCCCGGTGTTGCGGTTTCCCCCGGAAGAGACCCAGCATCTGATGCGGGTGCTTCGGCATCGGGTGGGGGATCTGGTTGAGGTCACCGACGGACAAGGAGCCGTCCACACGGTGCGCCTGCGCCGCCTCTTGGGCCCGGAGGCCGAGGGGGAAATCCTCGAGACCCGGCGCGATTTAGGAGAGCCCCCCTACGAGTTGAGTTTAGCCGTGGGGGTGCTTAAACAAGAGGAACGTTTTGCCTGGCTGGTGGAAAAGGCCACCGAACTGGGGGTGCGGCGCATCGTGCCGCTGCGCACACGACGCAGCGAACGCCAACAGATACGCCCGGAGAGGCTAAAACGCGTGGCCATAGCAGCCCTCAAACAGAGCGGCCGCAGCCGCCTGCCTGAGCTTTGGCCCCTCACCCCTTTTGAGCGGTGGCTGGAGCGGGACCGATCGCGCTGGCGCTACATAGCCCACGGCCCCGGCTTCGAATTCCCGTCATTGGGGCAACTGCTACCCCTTCCGCTTCCTCAAGGAGCCACCTTGAGCGTGCTGATCGGGCCCGAAGGGGGGTTCACTCCAGAGGAGTTCAATCAAGCCTGCGCCCATCGGGTGACCCCCTGTGGCCTGGGACCACGCCGGCTGCGCACAGAAACCGCCGCCCTTGTGGTGGCTTCGCTCCTGCTCGGGGCCAGTCGCGACTAA
- a CDS encoding CHAT domain-containing protein → MTQQVRKGLPAAVGLLLCLSGPMQAQVSPDILQELPEELRAEYVAIRQTLQERPYEALVRSQRFLRRAQLLDHSMAQVHGHSVQTQAYIAMGLWEPAWEAGQRALALYLTQKRKRPRLLYSLHYRLGYVLQQLERYGDALEQYLAAAQQAAQLRPPDPNELVRSQNAVASVYLVLSDTARAMRWLSRAEQVLRAASVASEHRSLWSSLRAFALYRAGRIREGIVLQEQALKEAIQAQEWGRAVVRYELLGWLWMEAGFPERAGAALQAGLRLTKLHTLPEGTVRLYTRLSDLALNRGRAEEAVSYALRALDWAHRFGVRGSTLWTLSLLGEAYRRSGRLQEAEFALRAACRLAEQRRHSIAGTPWAPGAFAQWQEPYRGLVRVLLAQGRLEEALLVLEQTRGRYAEDLMGRRRLLARLSPEEARDLERVQDHLSDLYARRALLPPGPERDRVEEAISQAELLWTRYQRRGSLGVALSREKLRAIGRLLEEQNRLGLVYFIEPDSAWVFLLQGTSVSVRSLPTNRSRLASALSGLPWLRGATSFHSAPLAADTLWALYRVLLEPLERELSRVARLLLVPDEPLYGLPFEMLLYRPPSDRHALEDAKWALKRWAITYSPALRLLASYQPDTLLKPSVVAFGYPDRLPARFASAGLPALPEARREVVLLKQLFERADVLTAAEATEEAFWRIATNASLLHIATHAVVDPADPSGSAILLSPTAEHDGLVQLHEILARPLRAELVVLSACNTARGPGYVGEGLLSLAYGFFASGARSLIGSLWPVDDAITAWIVGRFYMHLRSGQGRDEALRLARLDYLAQAPGIARHPFFWASFVLYGHPEPVALPPPRRTRSGLTLALAAALLLSAMGLWLWRRRVLQRPAPGR, encoded by the coding sequence ATGACGCAACAGGTCCGCAAGGGGCTTCCAGCAGCGGTGGGGCTATTGTTGTGCCTCTCTGGGCCCATGCAGGCACAGGTCTCCCCAGACATCCTCCAGGAGCTGCCTGAGGAGCTTAGGGCTGAATACGTAGCCATCCGCCAAACGCTGCAAGAAAGACCCTATGAGGCCCTGGTGCGCAGTCAGCGCTTTCTGCGCCGCGCTCAGCTTCTAGACCATTCCATGGCGCAGGTGCACGGCCATTCCGTACAAACGCAGGCCTACATAGCCATGGGGCTTTGGGAGCCTGCTTGGGAAGCCGGTCAGCGGGCGCTGGCGCTTTACTTAACTCAAAAACGCAAGCGGCCCCGCCTGCTTTACAGCCTGCATTATCGGCTCGGGTACGTGCTGCAGCAGCTGGAGCGCTATGGGGACGCGCTAGAACAGTATCTAGCGGCCGCGCAGCAGGCTGCGCAACTCAGGCCTCCCGATCCGAACGAGCTCGTGCGCAGCCAGAACGCCGTCGCCAGCGTGTATCTAGTCCTCTCCGACACGGCCCGCGCGATGCGGTGGCTAAGCCGGGCAGAACAGGTGTTGCGCGCCGCTTCGGTCGCTTCTGAACATCGATCACTGTGGTCCTCGCTACGGGCCTTCGCCTTGTATCGCGCCGGCCGCATCCGCGAAGGGATCGTCCTGCAAGAGCAGGCGCTTAAGGAGGCGATACAAGCCCAAGAATGGGGGCGGGCCGTTGTGCGCTATGAGCTCTTGGGGTGGCTCTGGATGGAGGCCGGATTCCCGGAGCGCGCCGGAGCGGCGCTGCAGGCCGGGCTGCGGCTCACCAAACTCCACACGCTGCCGGAAGGTACGGTCCGCCTTTATACGCGCCTGAGCGACCTCGCCCTCAATCGGGGCCGGGCAGAGGAAGCCGTCTCCTACGCCCTTAGAGCCTTAGATTGGGCGCATCGCTTTGGAGTGCGGGGCTCTACGTTGTGGACCCTCAGCCTGCTAGGCGAGGCCTATCGGCGCTCCGGGCGTTTGCAAGAGGCCGAGTTCGCGCTGCGCGCGGCCTGTAGGCTAGCGGAACAGCGCCGGCACTCGATCGCCGGCACGCCCTGGGCTCCCGGGGCGTTCGCCCAGTGGCAAGAGCCCTATCGGGGGCTGGTCCGCGTGCTGCTCGCTCAGGGCCGACTCGAAGAGGCCCTGCTGGTCTTGGAGCAAACGCGCGGGCGATACGCAGAGGACCTGATGGGACGACGCCGGCTCCTGGCTCGGCTTTCCCCTGAAGAGGCTCGCGACCTCGAACGGGTGCAGGACCACTTGAGCGACCTCTACGCCCGTCGGGCCCTCCTGCCCCCTGGGCCGGAACGAGACCGCGTAGAGGAGGCGATCAGCCAAGCCGAATTGCTTTGGACGCGCTACCAGCGGCGCGGATCCCTCGGAGTTGCGCTTTCTCGGGAGAAACTGCGGGCGATCGGTCGCCTGCTGGAGGAGCAAAACCGACTCGGGCTAGTCTACTTTATCGAACCCGACAGCGCGTGGGTCTTTTTGCTACAAGGGACCTCGGTTTCGGTCCGCAGCCTGCCGACCAACAGAAGCCGGCTGGCTTCGGCCTTGAGCGGGTTGCCGTGGCTACGGGGAGCTACGAGTTTCCATAGCGCCCCCCTAGCCGCGGACACGCTCTGGGCGTTATATCGCGTTCTATTGGAGCCGCTGGAGCGGGAGCTCAGCCGTGTCGCGCGCTTGCTCTTGGTGCCCGATGAACCCCTGTACGGGCTCCCATTTGAGATGCTCCTGTATCGCCCTCCTTCGGATCGGCATGCCCTAGAGGACGCCAAGTGGGCCCTTAAGCGCTGGGCCATTACCTACAGCCCGGCGCTGCGGCTGTTGGCCTCCTACCAGCCCGATACCCTCCTGAAACCTTCTGTAGTGGCCTTCGGGTATCCGGATCGGCTTCCGGCGCGCTTCGCTTCGGCCGGACTTCCGGCGTTGCCGGAGGCCCGACGCGAGGTTGTGCTGCTGAAACAGCTCTTCGAACGGGCGGATGTGCTCACAGCCGCCGAGGCCACCGAGGAGGCCTTTTGGCGAATCGCGACGAACGCTTCTTTGCTGCACATCGCCACCCACGCCGTGGTGGATCCCGCCGACCCGTCGGGTTCGGCGATTTTGCTAAGCCCTACGGCGGAACACGACGGACTTGTGCAGCTGCATGAAATCCTGGCCCGTCCGCTGCGCGCGGAGCTCGTGGTGCTCAGCGCCTGCAACACAGCCCGCGGCCCGGGTTACGTGGGCGAGGGGTTGCTGTCCTTGGCTTACGGCTTCTTCGCCTCCGGCGCCCGCAGCCTGATCGGGAGCCTGTGGCCGGTCGATGACGCCATAACGGCCTGGATCGTGGGGCGCTTTTATATGCATCTGCGTTCCGGGCAGGGGCGCGATGAGGCGCTGCGTCTGGCCCGCCTGGACTATCTAGCCCAAGCACCCGGGATCGCCCGGCATCCGTTCTTCTGGGCGTCGTTTGTGCTCTACGGGCACCCTGAGCCGGTCGCCCTCCCCCCTCCGCGCAGGACCCGGTCTGGGCTCACGTTGGCCCTCGCCGCCGCGCTCCTGCTGAGCGCGATGGGATTATGGCTATGGCGGAGGCGTGTTTTGCAACGGCCCGCGCCAGGGCGCTAA